The Anguilla anguilla isolate fAngAng1 chromosome 4, fAngAng1.pri, whole genome shotgun sequence genome has a window encoding:
- the LOC118225799 gene encoding cytochrome c oxidase assembly factor 7, which produces MAGLINFEDEKEVKQFLDNLGVEYSYQCHKEKDPEGCQRLADYLEGVKRNFEATAQVLKHNCEVNGHGESCYKLGAYHITGKGGVTECLKKAYSCFMKSCESGGKKSVDACHNVGLLAHDGRAMDGGPDVGVAQKYYDKACAGGFAPSCFNLSALYIKGAPGLDKDMALALKFALEACQLGHVWGCANASRMYKLGEGTARDDKKAEELKNRARQLHSQQKERQLSFGE; this is translated from the exons ATGGCTGGATTAATCAATTTTGAAGACGAGAAAGAGGTGAAGCAGTTTTTGGATAACCTCGGGGTGGAGTACAGTTATCAATGTCACAAAGAGAAAGATCCGGAAG GATGCCAGAGGCTTGCGGATTACTTGGAAGGGGTAAAACGAAATTTTGAGGCGACAGCTCAGGTTCTGAAACACAACTGTGAGGTGAACGGCCACGGCGAGAGTTGCTACAAACTTGGAGCGTACCATATCACCGGAAAGG GTGGCGTAACTGAGTGTCTGAAGAAGGCCTACTCCTGCTTTATGAAATCCTGTGAATCGGGGGGTAAGAAATCGGTGGATGCTTGTCATAACGTGGGCCTCCTTGCACATGACGGACGGGCAATGGATGGGGGCCCTGACGTCGGTGTGGCCCAGAAGTACTATGACAAGGCGTGTGCAGGGGGGTTTGCTCCCAGCTGTTTTAATCTGAGTGCACTGTACATCAAGGGTGCTCCTGGACTCGACAAAGACATGGCGCTTGCTTTAAAGTTCGCGCTGGAGGCCTGCCAGCTCGGACATGTGTGGGGCTGCGCAAATGCCAGTCGAATGTATAAACTTGGTGAGGGGACTGCACGGGACGACAAGAAAGCAGAAGAACTGAAGAACCGTGCCAGACAATTGCACAGTCAACAGAAGGAGCGCCAGTTGTCATTTGGGGAATGA